In the genome of Pseudomonas bubulae, one region contains:
- the zapE gene encoding cell division protein ZapE, with protein sequence MTPLERYQADLKRPDFFHDAAQENAVRHLQRLYDDLVASSQSKPGLFGKLFGKKEQTPVKGLYFWGGVGRGKTYLVDTFFDALPFKEKVRTHFHRFMKRVHEEMRTLNGEKNPLTIIAKRFSDEARVICFDEFFVSDITDAMILGTLMEELFKNGVTLVATSNIVPDGLYKDGLQRARFLPAIALIKQNTEIVNVDSGVDYRLRHLEQAELFHFPLNEESEKSLRESFKALTHNSNRAIENDDLIIENRTIRALRTCDDVAWFEFRELCDGPRSQNDYIELGKIFNAVILSGVEQMEVKTDDIARRFINMVDEFYDRNVKLIISAEVELKDLYKGGRLNFEFQRTLSRLLEMQSHEYLTRAHKP encoded by the coding sequence ATGACGCCTCTAGAACGATATCAAGCAGATCTGAAACGCCCGGACTTCTTCCACGATGCCGCGCAGGAAAACGCTGTGCGCCATTTGCAGCGCCTGTACGACGACCTGGTCGCTTCCTCGCAGAGCAAGCCGGGCCTTTTCGGCAAGCTGTTCGGCAAAAAGGAGCAGACGCCGGTCAAGGGCCTCTACTTCTGGGGCGGTGTAGGCCGTGGCAAGACATATCTGGTCGATACGTTTTTCGATGCCCTGCCGTTCAAGGAGAAGGTGCGTACCCACTTCCACCGCTTCATGAAGCGCGTGCATGAAGAAATGCGCACCCTCAATGGCGAAAAGAACCCGCTGACCATTATCGCCAAGCGTTTTTCTGACGAGGCGCGGGTGATCTGCTTTGATGAATTCTTTGTGTCGGACATTACCGACGCCATGATTCTCGGCACCTTGATGGAAGAACTGTTCAAAAACGGTGTCACCCTGGTGGCTACGTCGAACATTGTGCCTGACGGTTTGTACAAGGACGGCTTGCAGCGTGCGCGCTTCTTGCCCGCCATTGCGCTGATCAAGCAGAACACCGAAATCGTCAACGTCGACAGCGGCGTCGACTATCGCTTGCGTCACCTTGAGCAGGCCGAACTGTTTCACTTTCCGTTGAACGAAGAGTCCGAGAAGAGCTTGAGAGAAAGCTTCAAGGCGCTGACTCACAACTCCAACAGGGCGATCGAAAACGATGATCTGATCATCGAGAACCGCACCATCCGTGCCTTGCGTACCTGTGATGATGTGGCCTGGTTCGAGTTTCGCGAGTTGTGCGACGGCCCGCGCAGCCAGAATGATTACATCGAGCTTGGCAAGATCTTCAACGCTGTAATCCTCAGCGGTGTAGAGCAGATGGAAGTGAAAACGGACGACATCGCCCGACGCTTTATCAACATGGTCGATGAGTTTTACGACCGCAACGTCAAGCTGATCATCTCGGCTGAAGTCGAGCTGAAAGACCTTTACAAGGGCGGGCGCCTGAACTTCGAGTTCCAGCGTACCCTCAGCCGTTTGCTGGAAATGCAGTCCCATGAATATCTGACGCGGGCGCACAAACCCTAG
- a CDS encoding asparaginase codes for MAQRLNHNSLPILSIGALGGTVSMRTTQPGSGAQPVITGEALLDGISQLHEGLDVHIETLCLVPSASLDFNLLLEVLIWAQEQVKLGALGIVITQGTDTLEETAFFLDLLWDADVPLVLTGAMHPSDHPGADGPANLLDASRVALDTQSRKRGVLVVMNGQIHQPLHVRKCSSITLDAFNSPFFGPAGLMLENRVLYLRKACARTVLPMPRSIHHKVALLPATLSADTVLLEHVLALGYDALVVSAFGAGHVSVEWVDLIEQVTTEIPVLVASRTGSGPTAEASYGFIGSEMDLIDRGALMCGFLCPYKARILIWLLIGCGHARDIAKYVQRLGFKAAEA; via the coding sequence ATGGCGCAAAGACTCAATCACAACTCCCTGCCCATCCTTTCCATAGGAGCCCTGGGTGGCACCGTGAGCATGCGCACAACACAGCCCGGCTCAGGCGCACAACCCGTGATCACTGGCGAAGCACTGCTTGACGGCATTTCGCAGCTGCACGAAGGGCTGGACGTTCATATCGAGACCCTGTGCCTGGTTCCCAGCGCCTCCCTGGATTTCAATCTGCTGCTTGAAGTGCTGATCTGGGCCCAGGAGCAAGTGAAGCTGGGCGCGCTGGGCATCGTCATCACCCAAGGCACCGACACCCTGGAAGAAACTGCATTCTTCCTTGACCTGTTATGGGATGCCGATGTGCCACTTGTGCTGACCGGCGCCATGCACCCCAGCGATCATCCCGGCGCAGATGGCCCCGCCAATCTGCTGGATGCCTCCAGGGTTGCGCTCGATACACAGAGCCGCAAGCGAGGCGTTCTAGTGGTAATGAACGGCCAGATTCACCAGCCGCTGCATGTGCGCAAATGCTCATCAATAACGCTGGACGCCTTCAACTCGCCGTTTTTCGGCCCTGCCGGGCTAATGCTCGAAAATCGCGTGCTTTATCTGCGCAAAGCCTGCGCACGCACTGTCCTGCCCATGCCCCGCAGCATTCATCACAAGGTCGCATTGCTGCCAGCAACACTGTCTGCCGACACGGTACTGCTGGAGCATGTGCTGGCCCTGGGGTATGACGCGCTGGTGGTCAGTGCTTTCGGGGCCGGGCATGTCAGTGTCGAATGGGTCGACCTGATCGAACAGGTCACCACGGAAATTCCGGTTCTGGTGGCGTCACGAACAGGCTCAGGCCCCACCGCCGAAGCGTCTTACGGGTTTATCGGCAGCGAGATGGACCTGATCGACCGCGGCGCGCTGATGTGCGGGTTTCTCTGCCCGTACAAGGCGCGGATCCTGATATGGCTGCTGATAGGTTGCGGGCATGCCCGCGACATTGCCAAGTACGTGCAGCGCCTGGGGTTCAAGGCCGCCGAGGCCTGA
- a CDS encoding phosphoheptose isomerase: MDMQSRIRQLFQASIDTKQQAMEVLAPHIEQASQVMVNALLNEGKMLSCGNGGSAGDAQHFSSELLNRFERERPSLPAIALTTDTSTITSIANDYSFNEIFSKQIRALGQPGDVLLAISTSGNSANIIQAIQAAHDREMIVVAMTGRDGGGMASLLLPEDVEIRVPSSVTARIQEVHLLAIHCLCDLIDSQLFGSEE, encoded by the coding sequence ATGGACATGCAATCCCGGATTCGCCAGCTTTTTCAGGCCAGCATCGACACCAAGCAGCAGGCGATGGAAGTGCTTGCCCCTCATATCGAGCAAGCCAGCCAGGTGATGGTTAACGCACTGCTCAATGAAGGCAAGATGCTCTCGTGCGGCAATGGCGGGTCGGCAGGCGACGCCCAGCACTTCTCATCCGAGCTGCTCAACCGCTTCGAGCGCGAGCGCCCGAGCCTGCCTGCCATCGCACTGACCACCGACACGTCAACGATCACCTCGATCGCCAACGACTACAGCTTCAACGAAATCTTCTCCAAGCAGATCCGCGCCCTGGGCCAGCCCGGCGACGTGCTGCTGGCCATTTCCACCAGCGGCAACTCGGCCAACATCATCCAGGCCATCCAGGCGGCCCACGATCGCGAAATGATCGTGGTCGCAATGACGGGCCGTGATGGCGGCGGCATGGCCTCGCTGCTGCTACCCGAGGACGTGGAGATCCGCGTTCCTTCCAGCGTCACTGCACGCATCCAAGAAGTCCACCTGCTGGCGATCCACTGCTTGTGCGATCTGATCGACAGCCAACTGTTCGGGAGTGAAGAATGA
- a CDS encoding GlxA family transcriptional regulator has product MHAKDFFHLASLRHGKQLGQGLTPTFETRLVSPDGKPATSFSNVVLPVDGGLEDSDIIILPAFGDDFDTLCQRYPQVLPWLREQHARGAVLCAEATGVFWLAEAGLLDGKEATTYWRFFDTFARRYPLVHLNQDKHLTDADNLYCAGGPTSACDLYIYMIERFCGANIAQAVARDILYEVQRNYTPGRIGFGGQKLHQDVIILQIQHWLEEHFADKFRFEDVARDHGMSIRNFMRRFQLATGDKPLHYLQRLRIETAKGLLSATRKSIKTISYDVGYDDASFFARLFRQHTELSPNQYRQQFLHAGLNQVA; this is encoded by the coding sequence ATGCATGCCAAGGATTTCTTTCACCTCGCCAGCCTGCGTCACGGCAAGCAGCTGGGACAAGGCCTGACCCCCACTTTCGAGACACGCCTTGTCAGCCCCGACGGCAAACCGGCCACCAGCTTCAGCAATGTGGTGCTCCCTGTGGACGGCGGCCTGGAGGATAGCGACATCATTATCCTGCCGGCCTTCGGTGACGATTTCGACACCCTCTGCCAGCGCTATCCGCAAGTACTGCCCTGGCTGCGCGAACAGCATGCCCGTGGCGCTGTCCTGTGCGCTGAAGCCACCGGAGTCTTCTGGCTCGCTGAAGCCGGGCTGCTCGATGGCAAAGAGGCCACCACCTACTGGCGTTTCTTCGACACCTTTGCCCGGCGCTACCCCCTGGTGCACCTCAACCAGGACAAACACCTTACCGACGCCGACAACCTCTATTGCGCCGGCGGGCCTACCTCAGCCTGCGACCTCTACATTTACATGATCGAGCGTTTTTGCGGCGCCAATATCGCCCAGGCCGTGGCCCGCGACATCCTTTACGAAGTACAGCGCAATTACACCCCGGGGCGCATCGGCTTTGGCGGCCAGAAGCTGCACCAGGACGTGATCATCCTGCAAATCCAGCATTGGCTCGAAGAGCACTTCGCCGACAAGTTCCGCTTTGAAGATGTCGCCCGCGATCACGGCATGAGCATCCGCAACTTCATGCGCCGCTTTCAGCTGGCCACCGGCGACAAACCCTTGCACTACCTGCAACGCCTGCGCATAGAAACCGCCAAGGGCCTGCTCTCGGCCACCCGCAAAAGCATCAAGACCATCAGCTATGACGTGGGCTACGACGACGCAAGCTTCTTCGCGCGTCTGTTTCGCCAACACACAGAGCTTTCACCAAACCAGTATCGTCAGCAGTTCCTGCATGCAGGCCTCAATCAGGTCGCTTAA
- a CDS encoding ClpXP protease specificity-enhancing factor gives MNSSRPYLVRALYEWIVDNDCTPHMLVNSDYPKVQVPAGFASDGQIVLNVSPTAVRQLHMDNEAVSFEGRFGGVPHTLYVPIAAILGVYARENGQGMVFDLEEPLEADDEVEPGDDSPPPGSEPPRPTGRPSLKVVK, from the coding sequence ATGAATTCAAGTCGACCTTATCTGGTGCGTGCGCTCTACGAGTGGATCGTTGATAACGACTGCACTCCGCACATGCTGGTTAACTCTGACTACCCCAAGGTGCAAGTGCCTGCGGGTTTTGCCAGTGACGGGCAGATTGTCCTCAATGTTTCGCCAACCGCCGTGCGTCAATTGCACATGGACAACGAAGCAGTAAGCTTTGAGGGGCGCTTTGGTGGTGTACCACACACCTTGTACGTGCCTATTGCAGCCATTCTGGGCGTTTACGCCCGTGAGAACGGTCAGGGCATGGTGTTTGACCTGGAAGAGCCTCTCGAGGCTGATGACGAGGTTGAGCCGGGTGATGATAGTCCGCCGCCAGGCTCCGAGCCGCCGCGACCTACAGGCCGGCCAAGCCTGAAAGTGGTGAAGTAA
- a CDS encoding glutathione S-transferase N-terminal domain-containing protein, with protein MGVTNRLACYSDPADHYSHRVRIVLAEKGVSAEIISVEAGRQPPKLIEVNPYGSLPTLVDRDLALWESTVVMEYLDERYPHPPLLPVYPVARANSRLLIHRIQRDWCALVDLILDSRTKEPARVQARKELRESLTGVSALFADKPFFLSDEQSLVDCCLLPILWRLPVLGIELPRPAKPLLDYMERQFAREAFQASLSGVERDMR; from the coding sequence ATGGGCGTGACCAATCGGTTGGCCTGTTACTCCGACCCCGCCGACCACTATTCCCACCGAGTGCGCATTGTGCTCGCAGAGAAAGGTGTCAGCGCCGAGATCATCAGTGTGGAGGCGGGCCGTCAGCCGCCGAAGCTGATCGAAGTGAACCCCTACGGCAGCCTGCCAACCCTGGTCGATCGTGACCTGGCGTTGTGGGAGTCGACTGTGGTGATGGAATATCTGGATGAGCGCTATCCGCATCCGCCGCTGTTGCCGGTGTACCCGGTGGCACGGGCCAATAGCCGTCTGCTGATTCATCGTATTCAGCGCGACTGGTGTGCGCTGGTCGACCTGATTCTTGATTCGCGAACCAAGGAGCCGGCGCGCGTGCAAGCCCGCAAGGAGTTGCGCGAGAGCCTGACGGGTGTTTCTGCATTATTTGCCGACAAACCTTTTTTCCTCAGTGATGAGCAAAGTCTGGTCGACTGCTGTCTATTGCCGATACTCTGGCGTCTGCCTGTTTTGGGTATTGAATTGCCGCGGCCAGCCAAGCCGTTGCTCGACTATATGGAGCGCCAATTTGCGCGTGAGGCTTTCCAGGCGAGTCTGTCTGGTGTCGAACGCGACATGCGCTAA
- a CDS encoding cytochrome c1 — MKKLFAVLMFAVMPVFSFAAEQGVQLDKVDIDVSDKAALQDGARTFANYCMGCHSAKFQRYERVADDLGIPHEVMLDNLVFTGAKIGDHMNIGMQPNDAKAWFGAAPPDLTLVARVRGTDWLYSYLRAFYEDPSRPWGVNNKVFPNVGMPNVLAPLQGRQVIGCKQVQIVEDGKKQYDPLTGTPLTHEACDQLTVLPKTGALTEEQFDEKIKNLVTFLAYSANPVKLEHQRIGTYVLIYLAFLFVFAYLLKREYWKDVH; from the coding sequence ATGAAAAAGCTATTTGCTGTATTGATGTTCGCGGTAATGCCTGTGTTCTCCTTTGCGGCAGAGCAAGGCGTGCAGCTCGACAAGGTCGACATCGATGTTTCTGACAAGGCGGCCCTGCAGGATGGTGCGCGTACGTTCGCCAACTACTGCATGGGTTGTCACAGTGCCAAGTTCCAGCGTTATGAGCGGGTCGCTGATGACCTGGGCATTCCCCATGAGGTCATGCTCGATAACCTGGTGTTCACCGGTGCCAAGATTGGCGACCACATGAACATCGGCATGCAGCCTAACGATGCCAAGGCCTGGTTCGGTGCTGCACCGCCTGACCTTACACTGGTGGCCCGTGTGCGTGGCACGGACTGGCTGTACAGCTACCTGCGTGCCTTTTACGAAGACCCGTCGCGCCCTTGGGGTGTGAACAACAAAGTGTTCCCGAACGTGGGCATGCCCAACGTGCTGGCACCGTTGCAGGGTCGTCAGGTTATCGGTTGCAAGCAAGTACAGATCGTCGAAGACGGCAAGAAGCAGTATGATCCGCTCACCGGCACGCCTTTGACCCATGAAGCGTGCGACCAGCTGACAGTGCTGCCAAAAACCGGCGCCCTGACTGAAGAGCAGTTCGATGAGAAGATCAAGAACCTTGTGACCTTCCTGGCCTACTCGGCCAACCCGGTGAAGCTGGAGCATCAGCGCATCGGTACTTACGTGCTGATCTACCTGGCCTTCCTTTTTGTATTCGCTTATCTGCTCAAGCGCGAATACTGGAAAGATGTGCACTGA
- a CDS encoding YraN family protein, giving the protein MPERSSQQTGKDAERLALRHLEQQGLRLLAQNWACRRGELDLVMLDGDTVVFVEVRYRQHAQWGGALASIDGRKRQKLILAAQHFLQQQTRWANHPCRFDVVTMDSTTPRLNWLRNAFDSQ; this is encoded by the coding sequence ATGCCCGAACGCTCAAGCCAGCAAACTGGCAAGGATGCCGAGCGCCTCGCGCTGCGGCATCTTGAGCAACAGGGTTTGCGCCTGCTGGCACAGAACTGGGCATGCAGGCGCGGCGAGCTGGATCTGGTCATGCTTGACGGCGATACAGTAGTATTCGTCGAAGTTCGTTACCGTCAACATGCGCAATGGGGTGGCGCACTGGCCAGTATTGACGGCCGCAAGCGTCAAAAACTGATACTTGCCGCCCAGCATTTCTTGCAGCAACAGACACGCTGGGCCAATCACCCGTGCCGCTTTGACGTGGTGACGATGGACAGCACAACACCCCGACTGAACTGGCTACGGAATGCCTTTGACAGCCAGTAG
- the rpsI gene encoding 30S ribosomal protein S9, producing the protein MSATQNYGTGRRKTATARVFLRPGTGNISINNRTLENFFGRETARMVVRQPLELTETVEKFDIYVTVIGGGVSGQAGAIRHGITRALMQYDETLRGALRKAGFVTRDAREVERKKVGLRKARKRPQYSKR; encoded by the coding sequence ATGTCGGCGACTCAAAACTACGGCACTGGCCGTCGTAAAACCGCAACCGCTCGCGTTTTCCTGCGTCCGGGTACCGGTAACATCTCCATCAACAACCGCACTCTGGAGAATTTCTTCGGTCGCGAAACTGCCCGCATGGTAGTTCGTCAGCCGTTGGAACTGACTGAGACTGTCGAGAAATTCGACATCTACGTCACCGTGATCGGTGGTGGTGTAAGTGGTCAAGCTGGCGCAATCCGCCACGGTATCACTCGCGCACTGATGCAGTATGACGAAACCCTGCGTGGCGCTCTGCGCAAAGCTGGCTTCGTTACTCGCGATGCTCGTGAAGTTGAACGTAAGAAAGTCGGTCTGCGTAAAGCGCGTAAGCGTCCGCAGTACTCGAAGCGTTAA
- a CDS encoding BON domain-containing protein: MTLNRLGLVALTLCLGLTAGCSSVLTATRDTPIEDDRGTRTFGSKIDDSLIETKVAVNVAKANPDLDTGSHIVVTSYNGIVLLAGQTPRADLKAQAEQAAASVQRVKKVNNELQVMAPSSILARNNDAWLTTKIKTQMLTDSAIPGSRIKIVTENGIVYMLGLVTKQEAARATSLVQGVSGVQKIVKLFEYID; this comes from the coding sequence ATGACTTTAAATCGCCTAGGCCTGGTAGCCCTGACCCTGTGTCTTGGTCTGACCGCCGGTTGCAGCTCGGTACTGACCGCTACCCGCGACACCCCTATCGAGGATGATCGCGGCACCCGCACCTTCGGCAGCAAAATCGATGACTCGCTGATCGAAACCAAGGTCGCCGTGAACGTGGCCAAGGCCAATCCGGATCTGGATACCGGTTCGCACATCGTCGTCACCAGCTACAACGGTATCGTGCTGCTGGCCGGCCAGACCCCGCGTGCAGACCTCAAGGCCCAGGCCGAACAGGCGGCAGCTTCAGTCCAGCGGGTGAAAAAGGTCAACAACGAGCTGCAGGTCATGGCTCCTTCGTCAATCCTGGCGCGCAACAACGACGCCTGGCTGACCACCAAAATCAAGACCCAGATGCTGACTGACAGCGCCATCCCTGGCTCACGCATCAAAATCGTCACCGAGAACGGTATCGTCTACATGCTCGGCCTGGTCACCAAACAGGAGGCCGCCCGCGCCACCAGCCTGGTGCAAGGTGTTTCCGGGGTGCAGAAAATCGTCAAACTGTTTGAGTACATCGACTGA
- the petA gene encoding ubiquinol-cytochrome c reductase iron-sulfur subunit — protein MSNDGVNVGRRRFLVAATSVVGAAGAVGAAVPFVGSWFPSAKAKAAGAPVKVNIAKVEPGQQMIAEWRGQPVFIVRRTEEILANLKKIEGQLADPDSKQSDQPAYVNPELRSIKPEILLLIGICTHLGCSPTFRPEVAPVDLGKDWVGGYFCPCHGSHYDLAGRVYKAQPAPLNLPVPPYYYETDNIVVVGLDGENA, from the coding sequence ATGAGCAATGACGGCGTAAATGTCGGCCGGCGTCGCTTCCTCGTAGCAGCCACATCCGTGGTGGGTGCTGCAGGAGCGGTGGGGGCGGCGGTCCCGTTCGTGGGGTCGTGGTTTCCCAGTGCCAAGGCGAAAGCCGCTGGCGCACCGGTGAAAGTGAATATTGCAAAGGTTGAGCCAGGTCAGCAAATGATTGCTGAATGGCGTGGCCAGCCGGTATTCATCGTACGTCGCACCGAGGAAATCCTGGCAAATCTGAAGAAGATTGAAGGGCAGCTTGCTGACCCGGATTCCAAGCAATCTGATCAGCCTGCTTATGTAAATCCGGAGCTGCGGTCGATCAAGCCAGAAATTCTGTTGTTGATCGGTATTTGCACCCACTTGGGTTGCTCGCCTACGTTCCGTCCCGAGGTCGCGCCGGTTGATCTTGGCAAGGACTGGGTAGGCGGCTATTTCTGCCCTTGTCATGGTTCGCACTATGATCTGGCCGGCCGCGTGTACAAGGCCCAGCCAGCGCCGCTGAACCTGCCAGTGCCGCCGTACTACTATGAGACGGACAACATTGTCGTCGTTGGCCTCGATGGGGAGAACGCGTAA
- a CDS encoding NADP(H)-dependent aldo-keto reductase gives MDYRKLGRTDLKVSAIALGTMTWGEQNTQTEAFEQIACAKNAGINFIDTAEMYPVPPKAETYATTERFIGNWFKERGDRADWVLASKIAGPGNGIDYIRDGHLKHNRSHIVQALDASLKRLQTDWIDLYQLHWPERSTNFFGQLGYTHNADEDFTPLEDTLEALDEQVRAGKIRHIGLSNETPWATMKFLQLAESRGWPRAVSIQNPYSLLNRSFEVGLAEIAIREQCGLLAYSPLAFGMLSGKYGGGAQPPKGRLTLYSRFSRYSNPQAVAASERYVALAREHGLDPAQMALAFVTRQPFVTSNIIGATTMEQLESNIASFDLKLSDEVLAGIDAIHKDQPNPAP, from the coding sequence ATGGACTACCGAAAGCTTGGCCGTACCGATCTGAAAGTAAGCGCAATCGCCCTCGGGACCATGACCTGGGGTGAACAGAACACCCAGACCGAAGCCTTTGAGCAGATCGCCTGCGCCAAAAATGCCGGCATCAACTTTATCGACACCGCCGAAATGTACCCGGTGCCACCCAAGGCCGAAACCTACGCCACCACCGAGCGTTTTATCGGTAACTGGTTCAAGGAACGCGGTGATCGTGCCGACTGGGTGCTGGCGAGCAAGATCGCCGGCCCCGGCAACGGCATCGACTACATCCGTGACGGCCACCTCAAGCACAACCGCAGCCATATCGTGCAAGCCCTGGACGCCAGCCTCAAGCGCCTGCAAACCGACTGGATCGACCTCTACCAGTTGCACTGGCCCGAGCGCAGCACCAACTTCTTCGGCCAGTTGGGTTACACCCACAACGCCGACGAAGACTTCACCCCGCTGGAAGACACTCTCGAGGCACTCGACGAGCAGGTCAGGGCCGGCAAGATCCGTCACATCGGCCTGTCCAATGAAACGCCGTGGGCCACCATGAAGTTCCTGCAACTGGCCGAAAGTCGCGGCTGGCCGCGCGCCGTATCGATCCAGAACCCCTACAGCCTGCTCAACCGCAGCTTTGAAGTGGGCCTGGCGGAAATCGCCATTCGCGAGCAGTGCGGCCTGCTCGCTTACTCGCCCCTGGCGTTCGGCATGCTCTCGGGCAAGTACGGCGGCGGCGCCCAACCACCAAAAGGCCGCCTGACCCTCTACAGCCGCTTCTCGCGCTATTCAAACCCGCAGGCCGTGGCTGCCAGCGAGCGTTATGTGGCACTGGCCCGCGAACATGGCCTGGACCCTGCGCAAATGGCCCTGGCCTTCGTCACCCGCCAACCGTTCGTCACCAGCAATATCATTGGTGCCACGACCATGGAGCAACTCGAAAGCAATATCGCCAGCTTCGACCTGAAACTGTCGGATGAGGTGCTGGCCGGTATCGACGCCATCCACAAGGACCAGCCAAACCCGGCACCTTGA
- the rplM gene encoding 50S ribosomal protein L13: MKTFTAKPETVKRDWFVVDAAGQTLGRLATEIASRLRGKHKPEYTPHVDTGDYIVVINAEQIRVTGAKTTDKMYYSHSGFPGGIKSINFEKLIAKAPERVIETAVKGMLPKNPLGRDMYRKLKVYAGAAHPHTAQQPQELKF; the protein is encoded by the coding sequence ATGAAAACTTTTACTGCTAAACCAGAAACAGTAAAGCGCGACTGGTTTGTCGTCGACGCTGCTGGTCAGACCCTGGGTCGTCTGGCCACCGAGATCGCGAGCCGTCTGCGTGGCAAGCACAAGCCGGAATACACTCCGCACGTTGACACCGGTGACTACATCGTTGTTATCAACGCTGAGCAAATCCGTGTTACTGGTGCTAAAACCACTGACAAGATGTACTACTCTCACTCCGGTTTCCCGGGCGGGATTAAGTCGATCAACTTCGAAAAGCTGATCGCCAAAGCTCCTGAGCGCGTGATCGAGACCGCGGTTAAAGGCATGCTGCCTAAAAACCCACTGGGTCGCGACATGTACCGTAAGCTGAAAGTCTATGCGGGCGCTGCTCACCCTCATACTGCTCAGCAGCCCCAAGAACTGAAGTTTTAA
- a CDS encoding cytochrome bc complex cytochrome b subunit, translated as MSKFMDWVDARFPATKMWEDHLSKYYAPKNFNFFYFFGSLALLVLVNQIVTGVWLTMSYTPSAEEAFASVEYIMRDVEYGSILRLLHSTGASAFFIVVYLHMFRGLLYGSYQKPRELVWLFGMMIYLALMAEAFMGYLLPWGQMSYWGAQVIISLFGAIPVIGNDLTQWIRGDYLISGITLNRFFALHVVALPIVILGLVVLHILALHEVGSNNPDGVDIKKHKDENGIPLDGIPFHPYYTVKDIVGVVVFLFIFCSIVFFFPEMGGYFLEKPNFEQANAFKTPEHIAPVWYFTPFYAILRAIPDKLLGVIAMGAAIAVLFVLPWLDRSPVKSMRYKGWMSKVWLWVFCISFVILGVLGVLAPTPGRTLLSQVCTFLYFAYFILMPFYTRLEKTKPVPERVTG; from the coding sequence ATGAGCAAGTTCATGGATTGGGTAGATGCCCGCTTCCCCGCCACCAAAATGTGGGAAGACCACCTCAGCAAGTATTACGCTCCGAAGAACTTCAACTTCTTCTATTTCTTTGGTTCTCTCGCACTGCTCGTTCTGGTCAACCAGATCGTTACCGGTGTGTGGCTGACCATGAGCTACACGCCATCGGCAGAAGAGGCGTTTGCTTCTGTCGAATACATCATGCGTGACGTCGAATACGGTTCAATCCTGCGCTTGCTGCACTCTACCGGTGCATCGGCGTTCTTTATCGTCGTCTACCTGCACATGTTCCGCGGCCTGCTCTACGGCTCTTACCAGAAGCCCCGTGAGCTGGTCTGGCTGTTCGGCATGATGATTTATCTGGCCCTGATGGCTGAAGCCTTTATGGGTTACCTGCTGCCTTGGGGGCAAATGTCCTACTGGGGCGCCCAGGTGATCATTTCGCTGTTCGGTGCGATCCCGGTTATCGGTAACGACCTGACCCAGTGGATTCGTGGTGACTACCTGATCTCCGGTATTACCCTGAACCGCTTCTTTGCCCTTCACGTCGTGGCCTTGCCTATCGTAATCCTGGGCCTGGTGGTGCTGCACATTCTTGCCCTGCACGAAGTCGGCTCCAACAACCCGGACGGCGTGGATATCAAGAAACACAAAGACGAAAACGGCATACCGCTGGATGGCATTCCCTTCCACCCGTACTACACCGTGAAAGATATCGTCGGCGTAGTGGTATTCCTGTTTATCTTCTGCTCGATTGTGTTCTTCTTCCCGGAAATGGGTGGTTACTTCCTGGAAAAACCGAACTTTGAACAGGCTAACGCCTTTAAAACGCCGGAACACATTGCCCCTGTCTGGTACTTCACGCCGTTCTACGCGATCTTGCGTGCCATCCCGGACAAGCTGCTTGGCGTGATTGCCATGGGCGCCGCGATTGCCGTGCTGTTCGTGTTGCCGTGGCTTGACCGCAGTCCGGTCAAATCCATGCGCTACAAAGGCTGGATGAGCAAGGTATGGCTGTGGGTGTTCTGCATCTCCTTCGTGATTCTGGGTGTGCTGGGTGTCTTGGCTCCTACCCCGGGCCGCACGCTGCTGTCGCAGGTGTGTACGTTCCTGTACTTCGCCTACTTCATTCTGATGCCGTTCTACACCAGGCTTGAGAAGACCAAACCGGTTCCGGAAAGGGTGACTGGCTGA